One Falco peregrinus isolate bFalPer1 chromosome 6, bFalPer1.pri, whole genome shotgun sequence DNA segment encodes these proteins:
- the LOC101922417 gene encoding carboxypeptidase A2, whose amino-acid sequence MKLILIFFALFGASLCLETFVGHQVLRIKTRNEEEIQKLQLLESLEHLELDFWINPSTPDLPVDVRIPANRVQAVKAFLESYGIEYSILIEDLQVVLDKEKQDMANSQQRDRSSNTFNYGTYHSLDDIYAELDRLASAYSNIVKKIQIGESYEKRPLYVLKFSTGGSNRPAIWIDAGIHSREWVTQASAIWIAKQIASDYGKDPSTTSLLNKMDIFLLTVSNPDGYVFTHTTNRMWRKTRSKNRGSPCVGVDPNRNWDAGFGGPGASSNPCSDSYRGPSANSEVEVKSVVNFIKNHGNIRAFLTLHSYSQLLMYPYGYKCTEPADYAELDALGRAAASSIRSLYGTTFRVGSICTTIYQASGGSIDWSYDYGIKYSFAFELRDTGRYGFLLPASQIIPTAEETWLGLKTIMEHVRDNPY is encoded by the exons ATGAAGCTGATTTTGATCTTCTTTGCCCTCTTCGGGGCTTCCTTGTGCCTGGAAACTTTTGTTGG GCACCAGGTTCTCCGAATCAAGACAAGAAATGAGGAGGAGATTCAGAAGTTACAGCTTTTGGAATCACTGGAACACCTTGAG cTTGATTTCTGGATAAATCCCTCCACTCCCGACCTCCCTGTGGATGTGCGAATCCCTGCTAACAGGGTCCAAGCTGTCAAAGCCTTCCTGGAGTCCTATGGGATTGAGTACTCCATCCTGATCGAAGACCTTCAG GTTGTTTTagataaagaaaagcaagatatGGCCAACAGTCAACAAAGGGACCGCAGCAGCAACACCTTCAACTATGGAACTTACCACTCTTTAGATGAT atttatgCAGAACTGGATCGTCTTGCATCCGCGTATAGCAACATTGTCAAGAAGATCCAGATTGGAGAATCCTATGAAAAGCGGCCTTTGTATGTGCTCAAG TTCAGCACTGGAGGAAGCAACCGTCCTGCAATCTGGATTGATGCCGGTATCCATTCCCGAGAGTGGGTTACCCAAGCGAGTGCAATATGGATAGCTAAACAG ATTGCCTCTGACTATGGGAAGGATCCGTCCACCACCTCTCTGCTGAACAAAATGGACATTTTCCTGCTGACAGTCTCAAACCCTGATGGATATGTATTCACTCACACCACA aatcGCATGTGGAGGAAGACTCGCTCCAAGAATCGAGGCAGTCCATGTGTTGGAGTTGATCCAAACCGGAACTGGGATGCAGGTTTTGGAG GTCCTGGAGCCAGTAGTAATCCCTGTTCTGACTCTTACCGTGGGCCCAGTGCCAACTCAGAGGTGGAAGTTAAATCTGTGGTCAACTTTATTAAGAACCATGGAAACATCCGGGCCTTCCTCACCCTCCACAGTTACTCTCAGCTTCTGATGTATCCCTATGGCTACAAATGCACTGAACCAGCAGACTATGCCGAGCTG GATGCcttgggaagagctgctgccagTTCCATCCGGTCCCTGTACGGCACCACCTTTAGAGTGGGGAGCATTTGCACAACTATCT aCCAAGCCAGTGGAGGCAGCATTGACTGGAGCTATGATTATGGCATCAAATACTCTTTCGCCTTTGAGCTGCGAGACACGGGTCGCTATGGtttcctcctgccagccagccaaaTTATCCCAACTGCGGAGGAGACCTGGCTGGGTCTGAAAACAATCATGGAGCACGTGCGAGACAATCCATACTAA
- the LOC101922598 gene encoding carboxypeptidase A1 produces the protein MPPEHCTGELYAPLGAGACLHPLTMKILLVFATFVTATCSEQLFVGDQVLRITASNEEQITLLRVLGEQAELQVDFWRHPTSPGRPADLRVPFPSLQAVKIFLESNSISYSIMIKDVQELLDEEKKTMMKSRRIGRSTKTFDFASYHTIDEIYDWIDMLVDGHPSLVSKIQIGQSYENRPLYVLKFSTGGSNRPAIWLDTGIHSREWVTQATGIWTANKIAEEYGQDPSVTAILDSMDIFFEIITNPDGFAFTHSSNRMWRKTRSINASSHCVGVDPNRNWDAGFGGSGSSSNPCSDIYRGPYAHSEREVKAIVDFIHSHGNMKSVISIHSYSQMLLFPYGYKTEPVPNHQELNELAKKAVNDLAVLYGTKYTYGSIVDTIYLADGTTVDWAYDNGVKYSFSFELRDTGRYGFLLPSSQIIPTATETWPALLDIMVYVLEHPY, from the exons ATGCCCCCAGAGCACTGTACAGGGGAGCTGTATGCTCCCTTGGGGGCTGGGGCTTGTCTGCATCCACTCACCATGAAGATCCTCCTGGTCTTTGCGACCTTTGTAACAGCCACCTGCAGCGAGCAGCTTTTCGTGGG ggaccaggtCCTCCGCATCACAGCCAGCAACGAGGAGCAGATCACCCTGCTCAGGGTGCTGGGTGAGCAGGCAGAGCTACAG GTTGACTTCTGGCGTcaccccaccagccctggccGCCCAGCTGACCTGCGGgtgcccttccccagcctccaaGCAGTCAAAATCTTCCTGGAGTCCAACAGCATTTCCTACAGCATCATGATCAAGGACGTGCAG GAATTATtggatgaggaaaaaaaaactatGATGAAGTCTAGAAGGATAGGGAGAAGCAccaaaacatttgattttgcCTCCTACCACACAATAGACGAG ATCTATGACTGGATAGACATGCTGGTGGACGGTCATCCCAGCCTTGTTAGCAAGATCCAGATCGGGCAGAGCTATGAGAACAGACCCCTGTATGTGTTGAAG TTCAGCACTGGGGGATCGAATAGGCCGGCCATCTGGCTGGATACGGGCATCCACTCGCGGGAATGGGTCACCCAAGCCACTGGCATCTGGACGGCCAACAAG ATCGCTGAGGAGTATGGCCAGGACCCCTCTGTCACTGCCATCCTGGACAGTATGGACATCTTCTTTGAGATCATCACCAACCCCGATGGCTTTGCCTTCACCCACAGCTCC AACCGCATGTGGCGCAAGACAAGGTCCATCAATGCCAGCTCCCACTGCGTTGGAGTGGACCCCAACCGAAACTGGGATGCTGGCTTTGGAG GCTCCGGCTCCAGCAGCAACCCCTGCTCTGACATCTACCGTGGTCCCTATGCCCACTCTGAGAGAGAAGTGAAAGCTATTGTAGACTTCATCCACAGCCACGGGAATATGAAATCAGTCATCTCCATCCACAGCTACTCCCAGATGCTGCTCTTCCCCTATGGCTACAAGACAGAGCCTGTGCCCAACCACCAAGAACTG AATGAACTGGCTAAAAAGGCGGTGAATGACTTGGCTGTCCTGTATGGGACAAAATACACGTACGGCAGCATTGTGGACACCATCT ATCTGGCAGATGGCACCACCGTCGACTGGGCCTACGACAATGGGGTGAAATATTCCTTCTCGTTCGAGCTGAGGGACACAGGACGCTATGgcttcctcctgcccagcagccagaTCATCCCCACCGCTACTGAGACCTGGCCAGCGCTGCTGGACATCATGGTCTATGTCCTGGAGCATCCATACTGA
- the LOC101922771 gene encoding carboxypeptidase A1-like, whose protein sequence is MKVLVLLAALVAAATSTETFVGHQVLRITPTSNEELQVVQELQDLEELQLDFWLEPRGPGYPVDVRVPFPSLQSFKAHLEANGISYSIMIEDVQALVDNEQTELLRSRRQLPLSTNTFDYATYHTLDEIYTFMDLLVAENPNLVSKVEIGRSTENRPLYVLKFSKGGTNRPAVWIDTGIHSREWVTQASGVWFAKKIVVDHENDEGLASILDQMDIFLEIVTNPDGFAFTQTQNRMWRKTRSKQSGSVCIGVDPNRNWDAGFGGPGASRNPCSETYHGPYANSEPEVKAIVDFVKNHGNIKAFISIHSYSQLLLYPYGYTRTPVPDQKELHQISEKAVTALSSLYGTNYKYGSIFTTIYQASGSTVDWTYNQGIKYSFTFELRDTGRYGFLLPAKQIVPTAQETWLALKTIMLYTRDHLY, encoded by the exons ATGAAGGTCCTTGTGCTGTTGGCTGCCCTGGTGGCAGCGGCCACCAGCACCGAGACTTTTGTTGG GCACCAGGTGCTGCGCATCACCCCCACCAGCAatgaggagctgcaggtggTACAGGAGCTGCAGGACCTTGAGGAGCTGCAG ctggattTCTGGCTGGAACCCCGTGGCCCTGGGTACCCGGTCGATGTCCGTgtgcccttccccagcctgcagtCCTTCAAAGCCCACCTGGAAGCCAACGGCATCTCCTACTCCATCATGATCGAGGACGTGCAG GCGCTGGTGGACAACGAGCAGACAGAGTTGCTTCGTAGCCGCCGCCAGCTGCCACTCTCCACCAATACCTTTGACTATGCCACCTACCATACCCTGGACGAG ATCTACACCTTCATGGACCTGCTGGTGGCCGAAAACCCCAACCTGGTCAGCAAGGTCGAGATTGGACGGTCGACAGAGAACCGCCCACTCTATGTGCTCAAG TTCAGCAAAGGGGGTACGAACCGCCCGGCCGTCTGGATCGACACTGGCATCCACTCTCGTGAATGGGTGACACAGGCCAGCGGAGTCTGGTTTGCCAAGAAG ATTGTCGTGGATCATGAGAATGATGAAGGTCTGGCCTCCATCCTGGACCAGATGGACATCTTCCTGGAGATTGTCACCAACCCAGATGGCTTTGCCTTCACCCAAACCCAG AATCGCATGTGGCGCAAGACCAGGTCCAAGCAATCAGGCTCCGTTTGCATCGGTGTGGACCCCAACCGCAACTGGGACGCAGGTTTTGGAG GGCCTGGGGCCAGCAGAAACCCTTGCTCAGAGACGTACCACGGACCCTACGCCAACTCGGAGCCCGAGGTGAAGGCCATCGTGGACTTTGTGAAGAACCATGGGAACATCAAGGCTTTCATTTCCATCCACAGCtactcccagctcctgctctaCCCCTATGGCTACACCAGAACCCCAGTGCCTGACCAGAAGGAACTG CACCAGATCTCTGAGAAGGCAGTCACagctctgtcttctctgtatGGCACTAACTACAAGTATGGCAGCATCTTCACCACCATCT ACCAAGCGAGTGGATCAACTGTCGACTGGACATACAATCAGGGCATCAAGTACTCCTTCACCTTTGAGCTGCGGGACACGGGGCGCTACGGATTCCTGCTCCCCGCCAAGCAGATTGTCCCAACTGCGCAGGAGACGTGGCTGGCACTGAAGACCATCATGCTGTACACGCGGGACCATCTCTACTAA
- the CEP41 gene encoding centrosomal protein of 41 kDa isoform X2, translating to MSENSNGPSRAAPDYRYRKDELFKRLKVTTFAQLVIQVASLSDETLEVTNEEIHKLEDGNSPAPDADAEVTAGTNGKGSPDGTPSPVLFINNTGAGESYRSTLQSVISGVGEMDIEKDTPKKVDTQDKDMPYPDCPFLLLDVRDRDAYNQCHIIGAYSYPIATLSRTMNPYTNSILEYKNARGKIIILYDNDERLASQAATTMCERGFENLFMLSGGLKVLAQKIPEGLITGSLPVSCQVAAPTASARKKTSPKVPPALAENKWRFSADDLQKIKYYLEEEHVPSDTASRLNHGSSGRDSKVTTMRSSPSVPSTAGNVGSLTARSLSRSSLQNRPWK from the exons attACAGATACAGAAAGGATGAGCTGTTTAAAAGACTGAAAGTGACTACTTTTGCCCAGTTG GTCATCCAGGTTGCCTCTCTATCTGATGAAACCTTAGAAGTGACAAATGAGGAGATACACAAGCTGGAAG ATGGTAATTCTCCTGCACCAGATGCAGATGCTGAAGTTACAGCAGGGACAAATGGGAAAGGAAGCCCTGATGGGACACCTAGTCCAGTCCTGTTCATCAACAACACAGGAGCTGGGGAATCCTATCGGTCCACGTTGCAGAG TGTGATAAGTGGTGTTGGTGAAATGGATATAGAAAAGGACACTCCAAAGAAAGTGGACACTCAGGATAAAGACATGCCTTATCCCGACTGCCCCTTTCTGCTTTTGGACGTGCGAGACCGAGATGCATACAACCAATGTCACATCATTGGAG cttATTCCTACCCTATTGCAACGCTCTCTAGAACCATGAATCCATATACAAATAGTATTCTGGAATAT AAAAATGCACgtggaaaaattattattttgtatgaCAATGATGAGAGGTTAGCCAGCCAGGCTGCAACAACCATGTGTGAGAGGGGCTTTGAGAACTTATTCATGTTATCTGGAG gCCTGAAGGTCCTTGCACAGAAGATCCCAGAAGGACTGATCACTGGCTCGCTTCCTGTGTCCTGCCAGGTGGCAGCTCCCACTGCATCTGCCCGAAAAAAGACCTCTCCCAAAGTGCCACCTGCACTTGCTGAGAATAAATGGAGATTTTCTGCAGATGATCTACAAAAGATAAAGTACTACCTAGAAGAGGAGCACGTTCCTTCAGACACTGCCA gccGTCTTAACCATGGTTCTTCAGGCCGTGATTCCAAGGTGACAACCATGAGGAGCAGTCCCAGTGTCCCCAGCACCGCTGGCAATGTGGGATCCCTCACTGCCCGCTCACTTAGCAGGAGCAGCCTTCAGAACAGGCCATGGAAATAA